In the genome of Flavivirga spongiicola, one region contains:
- a CDS encoding S1 family peptidase, with protein MADSFSNLVQSRTVKIKAGSNIGTGVLIASGWILTCAHVVRATYDSNKSISVIFPGASEDKENVTFSTDEIYISKLYLEPENSVLGSSSEAQLRSKEYPDIAALKLDHTEHPSIQLEPYLAPMTHLEDKQFSAFGFHKKDADLKRQISEEILLIYGGEQVDGITRKLIFKGGPIRHGMSGAGLIERQSGQLIGLVQMTQNPNDDHGAYIIPTEIIWRVFKKWSDDGLNDLFLLLNSKHHKTKIKRQYKKEYPRYPFLRKYGKRVALLAILMLLIIWWVFYHYGLLWKSGVFAVTMLVYGMVNSLLVNWLGRHISEETGDLKTKAGRFFLCTPVLSILTILTILVWTCYASVWIYGKPGSEAIIVRVIHNNNYTDTLRKELDNEGRTRFTLPTNLSGNRIKLMVEGHEVIYDSVKPFSSLKKEYFYPSDFSMEPIALIRFDFEYAKISHRYLINIEIINAPDKTQNRQTVFNNIVLDSTVGSLTIGKRNFIFKEKHLDLWRTKYRAEFPDGTYDEKWSDYWNQTKQLEYAELNLGDTIKVNVVKASNNKNEKFKGSIIINKDNNDLRINME; from the coding sequence ATGGCAGACTCCTTCAGCAATCTAGTTCAGTCGCGAACTGTAAAGATCAAAGCTGGATCAAATATCGGAACTGGTGTACTAATTGCATCGGGTTGGATACTCACGTGTGCGCATGTGGTCAGAGCTACTTATGACAGCAATAAAAGCATTAGTGTAATCTTTCCGGGTGCTAGTGAAGATAAAGAAAATGTAACTTTTAGTACTGATGAAATTTATATTTCTAAACTTTATCTGGAACCTGAAAATTCCGTTCTTGGAAGTTCATCAGAAGCTCAACTGAGATCAAAGGAATACCCGGATATTGCCGCTTTGAAATTGGATCATACTGAACATCCAAGTATCCAATTGGAGCCGTATTTAGCACCGATGACCCATTTGGAGGATAAACAGTTTTCAGCCTTTGGTTTTCATAAAAAAGATGCAGATCTTAAACGACAAATATCAGAAGAGATTCTTTTAATTTATGGAGGTGAACAAGTTGATGGTATCACCCGAAAATTGATTTTTAAGGGCGGTCCGATTCGTCACGGAATGAGTGGTGCAGGTTTGATTGAACGACAAAGCGGGCAATTAATTGGTCTGGTCCAAATGACTCAAAACCCTAATGATGATCATGGCGCCTATATTATACCAACTGAGATTATTTGGCGGGTCTTCAAAAAATGGAGCGATGATGGTCTTAATGACCTTTTTCTATTGCTTAACAGCAAACATCACAAGACAAAAATTAAACGTCAATATAAAAAAGAATATCCCAGATATCCTTTCCTTAGAAAGTACGGCAAGCGGGTAGCCTTACTTGCCATACTTATGCTTTTGATCATTTGGTGGGTCTTTTATCATTATGGTCTATTATGGAAATCTGGCGTTTTTGCTGTAACCATGCTCGTATATGGTATGGTGAATTCCTTACTGGTTAACTGGCTGGGCAGGCATATAAGTGAGGAGACCGGAGACCTTAAGACTAAAGCTGGACGGTTCTTTTTATGTACCCCGGTGCTAAGTATTTTGACTATTCTCACAATCCTTGTGTGGACTTGCTATGCTTCCGTATGGATCTATGGAAAACCAGGGTCAGAAGCTATTATTGTTAGAGTGATTCATAATAATAATTATACAGACACCTTACGAAAAGAGCTCGATAACGAAGGACGGACGCGATTCACATTACCCACTAATCTAAGTGGGAACCGAATAAAGCTAATGGTAGAAGGGCATGAGGTTATCTATGACAGCGTAAAACCATTTAGCTCCTTAAAAAAAGAATATTTCTATCCTTCAGACTTTAGTATGGAGCCTATTGCACTTATTAGATTCGATTTCGAATATGCTAAAATAAGCCATAGGTATCTCATAAATATTGAGATTATTAACGCGCCTGATAAAACCCAGAACAGACAGACGGTTTTCAATAATATTGTTTTAGATAGCACGGTTGGAAGCCTGACTATTGGTAAGAGAAATTTTATTTTTAAAGAGAAACATCTGGACTTATGGCGTACTAAATATAGGGCAGAATTTCCAGATGGTACCTATGATGAAAAATGGTCAGATTACTGGAATCAAACTAAGCAACTAGAGTATGCTGAACTTAATCTGGGAGATACGATCAAGGTAAACGTAGTCAAGGCATCCAATAATAAAAACGAAAAATTTAAAGGTTCCATAATAATAAACAAAGACAATAACGATTTACGCATTAATATGGAATAA
- a CDS encoding AAA family ATPase, whose amino-acid sequence MIYLQRSDVKSPKALIERAENILEETIRVHQQVLNNERIEFGRIYYSTLSHCKADLRKLFRNKCAYCETSIVGASSDIDAFRPKSRAINTSGKAVIGYYWLALEWHNLYNSCQQCNRYKNVRFPVKGHRLEYPNKNIYDEQALLLDPCDPKDWNEIHFEFLDNGQVVPLTEKGRISIEVLGLNRENLIYSRKEVSDQLKIIFKLINKSKGADQESVLIQLLDSLNADKNHLAVRRQFTSQWLSTKVSGLIKHFPDLINKIQTELQGDLPLLNENLDFKAFKIPKKRSSRQTKKKYNFEQQFSYDIKSQLAEDKRSYYTGAKLIERVEIINFKGIKSLHFKFPQPEISGAGESWMLLIGRNSTGKSSVLQAISLALIGQENLNNLEDVFDARKCVRRATGVSSGHVKVWMTNFNKPFELHFNKRDKHFTSNIPKDVIMLLAYGSTRILPIKHSDNYKEFSYAPTNVKNLFDPQNQLRDVESWLGSVKDVSSERFKQIKTALFKLLDFDPAERQEADIYRRNGVVKVKLPDGNYLIRELCDGYQSVIAYSLDIMITLFEKWDSIEDAEGIVLIDEIGVHLHPSWKIKIVSLLRRIFPRTTFIVTTHDPLCLRPARKGEIHIMSRNLETNDIKFDQVDIPPGTPVERLYTGMWFAMDGTLDPGTSKLMQDHRNLVLAGKTENAEAIKHIENTLEKRLKYQPDGSLFGQFREVLGEVLDQGTEAMEMDELKEKLKAKLKDTFDKA is encoded by the coding sequence ATGATATATTTACAACGAAGTGATGTTAAGTCCCCAAAGGCACTAATTGAAAGAGCCGAAAATATTCTTGAAGAAACCATACGTGTACATCAACAGGTACTCAATAATGAGCGCATCGAGTTTGGAAGAATATATTATAGCACTTTAAGCCATTGTAAAGCAGATCTGCGTAAACTCTTTCGGAATAAATGTGCCTATTGTGAAACATCCATAGTTGGTGCCTCATCTGATATTGATGCATTCAGACCAAAATCAAGAGCTATTAATACCAGTGGAAAAGCGGTAATCGGGTATTATTGGCTGGCTTTGGAATGGCATAATCTTTATAACAGTTGTCAGCAGTGCAATAGGTACAAAAATGTACGCTTCCCCGTGAAGGGGCATCGCCTGGAATACCCGAACAAAAATATTTATGACGAACAGGCTTTATTATTAGATCCTTGTGACCCGAAAGATTGGAATGAGATTCATTTTGAATTTTTAGATAATGGTCAGGTCGTTCCACTTACAGAAAAAGGACGTATTAGTATTGAGGTTTTAGGTCTCAATAGAGAGAACCTTATATATTCAAGAAAAGAGGTTTCTGATCAATTAAAAATAATTTTCAAGCTTATTAATAAATCAAAAGGTGCTGATCAAGAATCCGTTCTCATCCAACTGCTGGATAGTTTAAATGCCGACAAGAACCATTTGGCAGTTAGACGCCAATTCACTTCACAATGGCTCAGTACAAAAGTCAGTGGTTTAATAAAACATTTCCCCGATTTAATTAATAAGATCCAGACAGAATTACAGGGAGATTTACCATTGTTAAATGAGAATCTGGACTTCAAAGCATTTAAAATCCCCAAAAAACGAAGTTCAAGACAAACCAAAAAGAAATATAATTTCGAGCAGCAGTTTAGCTATGATATTAAATCTCAACTGGCTGAAGATAAACGCTCTTATTATACGGGAGCTAAGCTAATCGAGCGTGTGGAAATAATTAATTTTAAAGGCATCAAGTCCTTACATTTTAAATTTCCTCAGCCCGAGATTTCAGGTGCCGGTGAATCATGGATGCTATTAATAGGGAGGAACTCAACTGGCAAAAGTTCTGTATTGCAGGCCATTTCGCTGGCTTTGATTGGTCAGGAAAATTTAAATAACCTTGAGGATGTTTTTGATGCCCGTAAATGTGTGAGACGTGCTACTGGTGTGAGTTCGGGCCATGTAAAAGTATGGATGACTAATTTCAACAAACCTTTTGAATTACATTTTAATAAAAGAGATAAGCACTTTACATCAAATATTCCAAAAGATGTCATCATGTTACTTGCTTATGGTTCAACACGTATCTTGCCCATAAAACACTCAGATAATTATAAAGAATTTAGTTATGCTCCTACCAATGTGAAGAATCTTTTCGATCCTCAAAACCAGTTACGCGATGTTGAGAGTTGGTTAGGAAGTGTCAAAGACGTTTCTTCAGAACGATTTAAACAGATTAAAACAGCACTTTTTAAGCTCCTTGATTTCGATCCTGCGGAAAGGCAAGAAGCTGATATTTATAGAAGAAATGGTGTGGTAAAGGTTAAGCTTCCAGACGGCAATTATTTAATTCGAGAATTATGTGATGGCTATCAATCTGTCATTGCCTATTCACTGGATATCATGATTACATTATTTGAGAAATGGGATTCTATTGAAGATGCTGAAGGTATCGTGCTTATTGATGAGATTGGAGTTCATTTACATCCCAGCTGGAAAATAAAAATCGTGTCGCTGCTTCGAAGAATATTTCCAAGAACTACTTTTATTGTGACAACGCATGACCCCTTGTGCTTGAGGCCGGCACGCAAAGGCGAAATACATATCATGTCTCGAAATCTGGAAACAAACGATATAAAATTTGATCAGGTAGATATTCCACCGGGAACCCCAGTAGAACGACTATATACAGGGATGTGGTTTGCTATGGATGGCACCCTGGATCCGGGAACGAGCAAACTGATGCAGGATCATAGAAATCTGGTACTGGCCGGTAAAACTGAAAATGCTGAAGCCATAAAACATATTGAAAACACACTTGAAAAACGTTTAAAATACCAGCCGGACGGTTCACTTTTTGGTCAGTTTAGAGAAGTTTTGGGCGAAGTGCTGGATCAAGGAACAGAAGCTATGGAAATGGATGAACTAAAAGAAAAGCTAAAAGCAAAACTCAAGGATACATTCGATAAAGCTTGA
- a CDS encoding GMC oxidoreductase, which produces MTKLNSSLEEVSRHSEQQPFDCIIVGGGSAGMTMARSINDTNPDLNILILEAGAAPFLTHISNTELRYARSLASNVRNQTAYNQKLSDGSNFGTFYGCLGGRGLFWNGASPRFRSHDLQNWPEEIDLNPHYGWAESEFRVNTGLGQTALANNIISRINSGTDLKAEAGPFAVDYDTDKVGSLRAGIASGFSLFFRGLAQDIFDDKIQICINSFVHELIHDNNKVSGVLVSETGQGEKLQIHGRSVVLAGGGIESILLALKSNLPDDSGRIGFGLQEHLFYDCWFNGTHLYQNNPDTAIVYIPSSSLTSEQWELHAPGRSLFTLDNGEDWDPQNTEPYRIMIRSFCGTDKNANNRVELGDSSKLGGSIVYFDYTDDDNRRKDQMLKNAKQIQRSLNLEVVGDLAVDSPERFRPPGSSYHEAGGLDMGKDPKNSVTNTDGAFHKIENLISADAASFPEIGATNPHLTIVAVARHKGIQLAKTLSK; this is translated from the coding sequence ATGACCAAGTTAAATTCAAGTTTAGAAGAAGTATCCAGACATTCGGAGCAGCAACCTTTTGATTGTATTATTGTTGGAGGCGGCTCTGCTGGAATGACCATGGCACGCTCTATAAATGATACAAATCCCGATTTAAATATTCTTATTCTAGAAGCAGGAGCCGCGCCCTTCTTAACGCATATTTCAAATACCGAACTTCGATATGCCAGATCTCTGGCTAGTAATGTAAGAAATCAAACAGCCTATAATCAAAAACTTTCCGATGGTTCTAATTTCGGAACTTTTTATGGCTGTCTTGGAGGTAGAGGTCTTTTCTGGAATGGAGCTTCTCCACGATTTAGATCTCACGATCTCCAAAACTGGCCCGAGGAAATCGATTTGAATCCTCATTATGGTTGGGCAGAATCAGAATTTAGAGTTAACACTGGGCTTGGACAAACCGCTTTAGCAAACAACATAATAAGCAGAATCAATAGCGGAACGGATCTAAAGGCTGAAGCCGGTCCTTTTGCTGTGGATTATGACACGGATAAGGTAGGATCGTTAAGAGCTGGTATCGCATCTGGCTTTAGTTTGTTTTTTAGGGGATTAGCTCAGGATATCTTTGATGATAAAATTCAAATTTGTATCAATTCTTTTGTTCATGAACTCATCCACGATAATAATAAGGTTTCAGGAGTTTTGGTCTCTGAAACTGGACAAGGAGAGAAACTCCAAATCCATGGTCGTTCTGTTGTTCTTGCAGGCGGAGGTATTGAATCTATACTTTTAGCATTGAAATCCAACCTGCCAGATGATAGTGGTAGAATAGGATTTGGACTGCAAGAACATTTATTTTATGACTGCTGGTTCAATGGAACACATTTATATCAAAACAATCCTGATACAGCTATAGTTTATATCCCCTCCAGTTCATTAACTTCAGAGCAGTGGGAATTACATGCACCGGGTAGATCATTGTTCACATTAGATAATGGTGAAGACTGGGACCCCCAAAATACGGAGCCTTATCGAATCATGATCAGATCATTTTGTGGCACGGACAAGAATGCGAACAACCGGGTAGAGCTTGGAGACAGCTCAAAACTTGGAGGCTCTATTGTTTATTTCGATTACACCGACGATGATAATCGAAGAAAAGATCAAATGCTTAAAAATGCAAAGCAAATACAGCGTTCATTAAACCTTGAAGTAGTTGGTGATTTGGCTGTTGATTCTCCTGAACGTTTTCGACCACCGGGAAGTAGTTATCACGAAGCTGGAGGCTTAGACATGGGGAAGGACCCTAAAAATTCTGTCACCAATACAGATGGCGCATTTCATAAAATAGAAAACCTTATAAGTGCCGATGCGGCTTCTTTTCCGGAGATTGGAGCCACCAATCCACATTTAACCATCGTTGCAGTAGCTCGTCATAAGGGCATCCAACTAGCAAAAACCTTATCAAAATAA
- a CDS encoding MBL fold metallo-hydrolase → MSIKLSIELFPAANGDAILIEVGQQIILIDCGYISTYKEHLKPRLQALKDEGKRISILIVTHIDADHISGAIAFLKENGSAQEPNIISIDDIWFNSYRHLHFQNKESGSHADETDFFEIPSGLESNNADDPNSLVSYSQGTSLGSLILKHGYTWNGAFMGSTAMADSPKVIQLNDGLSITVLGPTQEALDNMSNHWYKYLKTIFQGKLNEDAFFDDAFELMMEEMRQSDLEQLEQPDPSSPVAVDHDWVTANYKDLWSHPEDKSPTNGASIIFMLEYDNGTDISKKLLFPGDSIPSQLLGQLQKLVAQRADLELPVKLDVFKVPHHGANKNNNPELIANILSEYYLFSTNGSGHYSHPDMDTLAQIVKSHGTEKLKTLVFNYRQFERFTDLDNLQLKNKYKYQTIWPDVDQFGNGHDGYIKLNLEF, encoded by the coding sequence ATGTCAATCAAATTATCAATAGAGTTATTTCCTGCGGCTAATGGTGATGCCATTTTAATTGAGGTTGGTCAACAAATTATACTTATTGATTGTGGTTATATTTCCACTTATAAGGAGCATTTAAAACCCAGGTTACAAGCTTTAAAAGATGAAGGCAAACGAATTTCCATATTAATCGTGACTCATATCGATGCAGATCATATTTCCGGGGCTATTGCATTTTTAAAGGAAAACGGTTCGGCTCAGGAACCAAATATCATCAGTATTGATGATATTTGGTTCAATAGCTACAGACATTTACATTTTCAAAACAAAGAATCTGGCAGTCATGCAGATGAAACGGATTTCTTTGAGATCCCTTCGGGGTTGGAAAGTAATAACGCCGATGATCCAAACAGCTTGGTGAGTTATTCTCAAGGCACAAGTTTGGGAAGCCTAATATTGAAGCATGGCTATACTTGGAACGGGGCTTTTATGGGTTCCACTGCCATGGCAGATTCACCAAAAGTGATTCAGCTAAACGATGGTTTATCGATCACTGTATTAGGGCCTACTCAGGAAGCACTTGATAACATGTCAAATCATTGGTATAAATATCTTAAGACCATTTTTCAAGGAAAGCTAAATGAAGATGCTTTTTTTGATGATGCTTTCGAACTTATGATGGAAGAAATGCGACAGTCGGACCTGGAACAACTGGAACAACCGGATCCTTCATCACCTGTAGCTGTTGATCATGACTGGGTCACAGCTAATTACAAGGACCTTTGGTCCCATCCAGAAGACAAATCCCCAACTAATGGAGCTTCCATTATTTTTATGTTGGAATATGATAATGGAACTGACATTAGTAAAAAACTACTGTTCCCGGGAGATAGTATCCCAAGTCAGTTGTTGGGGCAATTGCAAAAATTGGTAGCTCAAAGAGCTGATCTTGAATTACCGGTTAAGCTCGATGTTTTCAAAGTACCACACCATGGGGCTAATAAGAACAATAATCCTGAATTAATTGCTAATATTTTATCTGAATATTATCTATTTTCCACTAATGGATCCGGGCATTATAGTCATCCGGACATGGACACACTGGCTCAAATTGTAAAAAGTCATGGAACCGAAAAATTAAAGACACTAGTCTTTAATTATAGACAGTTTGAGAGGTTTACAGATCTAGACAATCTACAACTAAAAAACAAATACAAGTATCAGACTATTTGGCCGGATGTAGATCAATTTGGGAATGGCCATGATGGTTATATAAAGCTCAATCTTGAATTTTAA